The DNA window GGTCCCTCCGGGCGTAGCCGCCGGCGAGGCCCTTCGTGCGATCCTGGAGAACCCGGAGGTCTCTTGCGTGCTACCCGGTACGGCAAGCGTTGAAGAAGCGATCGAGAACGCATCCGCCGGCGTCGCCGAAAGAATCGCAACGCGACCGGAGGCGGGTCCACACGCACTGCGTATTGCCGAGATGACGACGTCGCTCTGCAGCCGCTGCGGCGAATGTGAGCCGACGTGCAGCCAGGGGCTGCCCGTGGCTTGGCTATTTCGCGCTGCGTACATGGGTGGCGTGTATCGCACCTCGCCTTACGAGACGTGGGAAGACGTGGAGTACTTCCGCCTTCAGCCACAGGGGCCTTCGACGTGCTCTGGATGCGTGCAGCAGACCTGCCGTTGCCCGGCGCGGATCGACATCCCGATCACGCTCGACAGGCTGCACCAGACCATGCTGCGACGCGTTTCAGAAGGCCGGGTTCAGCCACCTCCTGAATTGCGGCTACCACCGCGTGGCGATCGATGGTGTTCGGCACGGCTGGTCACGCGCGAGTTGCCATTGGCGCGATCACTCAAGCAAGTTTGGCGCGCAGGTCGAGAACACCGGCCGCCGACCGTGGATCAGGTCTGGTATCGGGATCGGCGTGCGCCTTCGATTCCAACTCGGAAACCATGTCGCAATCGCCGAAGGGCTGCGGTGCGACGTGATGCCGGGGGGAGCGGTGCCATTTCGTGCTGGAATGGCCGCCACCGGCGGTTACCGGCCCCGCGACATCTCTTGCGGTCGAACTGCAGTATCAGGTCCGCCCGATCCCATTGTGGCGATCGATCGAACTGTTTCGGCGGGACCTCGCCGACGGGGAGATGTTTGCTTGAGCCAGTCCGCACCTCATCTCTACGGCGTCGAATGGGTCGGGCACAATGTGCCATCGCGCTGGCCTCAATCTTCGGCACAAGCGGTCTATGTTCATGTCCGCAACGTCGGCACGCGCACTTGGCGCGCGGACGAGCCAAAGGGGCGATCTGTGGACCTGGTCATGCGAGTGGACGGGGCAATTCGCCACATGGTGCGTGTGCCACGCGACATCCTTCCGGGTGAGGAGACCACTTTCTACGTCCTGCACTCGGTCGAGCCCCGCCTGGGGCTGGGCGGCGCCGTGCAGGACGTTTCGTTTAATCTGGTCGAGCAGAACGTCACCTGGTTCGAGCATCAGAATGTCGAGTCCCTGGTGGTTCAAGTTGCCGCCGAGCCGGCCGAGGGTTCCAACGCGGCCGGTTACTTTCAGATCGGGAGCCTGATCGGGTCGTCGTTCTACTTGCCCAGCGGCGGTGTGACGCGAGGGGCTTCCGACCGTCCCTATCCGTTGTTCCTCCGAGAAGCCGCCGGCTGCCGCGTGCGCGACGGCGACGGCAACGAATGGATTGATTATGTGATGGGATGGGGATCGGCGCTTCTGGGCTATGCGCATCCGGAGATCCGCGAGGCCGTCGCCCAATCGCTTTGTAATGGGGCAATCCTCAGCTTGCCGACTGAGTTGGAGATCGAAGTGGCGTATCAGCTTGGCGAGATGATTCCAAACGCCCAGAAAGTACTGTTCGGAAAGAACGGATCTGACGTCTGCACGGCAGCGGTCCGACTGGCCCGCGTGAAGACCGGACGTCCCCTGATTCTCTTCAGCGGATACAGCGGATGGCAGGAGCCTTTCGCGCCTGTGTTCGAGAAATCGCTTCACGATCCGTCGGCGACTTGCCGCGCCATCCGATTTGCTCCGAACGACCTGGCGGAGGTTTCACGGCTGTTCGAACATCATCCGGTGCAGATTGCCGGGGTCATCCTGGAGCCGGCGGCACAGGTCGAGGGTGTCGATGGTCCCGTGCAGGTTGCCGACGCTGTGTTTCTGCGATCGTTAAAGTTGATGTGCCAGGCCCATGGCACCGTGCTGATCTTCGACGAGATCATGACCGGCTTTCGGCATCCCGGCGGCAACGTACAGAATGCAACGGGTGTCACGCCGGACCTGGCTTGCTTCGGTAAGGCGTTGACCTCCGGCATGCCACTGGCTGCGCTGGTGGGCCAGAGAGAGGTGATGGACCACGTCGCGAGGATCTTTTATCACCCGACCTTCAAGAGCGACGCGTACTCCCTCGCGGCGGCGCGTGCTGCACTCCAGATCTATCAACGGGAGGATATCCCGGCGAAAGTAGCCTCGTTTGGCGAGCGTCTGCGCGCTGCCGTCGCGGAGTGCAGCGTCGAGTCGGGAATGGACGGCGAACTGGTCAGCCCGCCCTACCGAATGGTCTACCGATTCAATGAGCCTGACCTCAACCGCAGAACACTGCTTCGCACACTGCTGCACCGGGAGCTGCTGGCCCGAGGCATACTGACCTTTCGCGGGTTCATGTTGCCCAGTGCCGCTCATGGCGATGCCGAATTGGAGAGAACAGTCGATGGGTTCCGCGGGGCGTTTGCGGCAATACGCCAGGCGGCCGCGCATCGGTCCCTCGTCAGCTCGCTCGAGATTCCACCGGTGGTGTGAAGTTCATGAGCATCGTGCAACTCAAGGTTTTATCCACGTTGCCCACGCTAAACGATCCGCCACCGCTGGTGGATCGTAGTCAGCCCTACCACAGTTGCCCCTGGCTGGAACATGGGCTGGCGTTCAACCGGCGGAGCCTGAACGCCTGCCTGATCGTCCACCATGGAACCGGTTTTCCGCACTTGTGCGACTACAACGGCGGCACACTCGATCTGACCGCGATCGCGGCGGCGCGAACGCGGATCATTCGCGAGAATCAGGGGGATGGTCATGCCGCGTGCCGGGGTTGCCCGCACTTGGTCAAGCGCGTTTGGAAAACGCCAAACTACCCGATTGCGCTGGTCGCGATCGCCCACTTCTCTCACTGCAACATCGAGTGCAACTATTGCTTCCTGCAGACGGCCGACCCGGCGGTTTTCCGCGACGGGTTCACGCCGTACCTGGTCCTTCCCGCACTGCGACAGCTTTCCGCCGCCAGGTTCCTCGATCCCGGTGCGACATTCGACTGGGGCGGCGGCGAGCCAACGATCTATCGGGAGTTCGACCAAATCCTGACCTTCGCGACTCTGGCAGGTGGGACGACCTGGGTTCACACCAACGGCACCATCCTGCCCCGGGCGATTCGCGAGGGTATCGCTACAAAACGGATCAACATCCTCTGCTCGCTCGACGCCGGTTATCCGGCCACTTGGAAAGCAATGAAGGGAAAAGACCTTCTGCCAGTCGTATGGCGAAACCTCGACGAGTTCGTCCGGACCGGCTGCCGGGTGGTGCTCAAGTACATCATGAAGGAAGAGAATTGCAGTGAGCCTGAGATCGACCAGTTTCTGCACCGCGCTACCGCCACCGGTGCGCACGAAGTCATCATCGACATCGATTACGACCACCCCAATCCAAGCCCGGCAGTCCGCCGGGGGCTTATACACTTATGGAAATCGGCACTGCGGATGCGATTCTGGGTCAACCTGGGAGCCACGGGGGCAAACTTCGACCCGGGTGCGTCCGAATGGAGAAATGTCCACGCCGAATTGTCGAAACTCGCCAAACATTCGGCATTTCGGCAGAAGATTCGAACCGCCTACGTTCGCCATCTTGGGAAAGAGCTGGGGAGACTTCTTCGCGTGGTGTAGCGTCAGCGGCGTCCGG is part of the Humisphaera borealis genome and encodes:
- a CDS encoding aldo/keto reductase, producing MQFRPLGSSGIQVSCVGFGTAQLRRVPRTQAIDTLLAGFDRGVSIVHTAPDYEGADRLVAEAVLRSGRKIIVASNGYDTSGNATGKVRHFERLFESTCRMLKTDRLELFGIASVEDREAGQENIWGKDGMVEFLQKMKATGRLGAIFCTTHGKPEFARRLIESGAFDAIMLSYNVLGFHSLTLNPPASWHFEDIRRTREELFPLCKAKGMGLMIMLPLAAGMLTPSKAFPPPDGSAAVPPGVAAGEALRAILENPEVSCVLPGTASVEEAIENASAGVAERIATRPEAGPHALRIAEMTTSLCSRCGECEPTCSQGLPVAWLFRAAYMGGVYRTSPYETWEDVEYFRLQPQGPSTCSGCVQQTCRCPARIDIPITLDRLHQTMLRRVSEGRVQPPPELRLPPRGDRWCSARLVTRELPLARSLKQVWRAGREHRPPTVDQVWYRDRRAPSIPTRKPCRNRRRAAVRRDAGGSGAISCWNGRHRRLPAPRHLLRSNCSIRSARSHCGDRSNCFGGTSPTGRCLLEPVRTSSLRRRMGRAQCAIALASIFGTSGLCSCPQRRHAHLARGRAKGAICGPGHASGRGNSPHGACATRHPSG
- a CDS encoding aminotransferase class III-fold pyridoxal phosphate-dependent enzyme; the protein is MVRVPRDILPGEETTFYVLHSVEPRLGLGGAVQDVSFNLVEQNVTWFEHQNVESLVVQVAAEPAEGSNAAGYFQIGSLIGSSFYLPSGGVTRGASDRPYPLFLREAAGCRVRDGDGNEWIDYVMGWGSALLGYAHPEIREAVAQSLCNGAILSLPTELEIEVAYQLGEMIPNAQKVLFGKNGSDVCTAAVRLARVKTGRPLILFSGYSGWQEPFAPVFEKSLHDPSATCRAIRFAPNDLAEVSRLFEHHPVQIAGVILEPAAQVEGVDGPVQVADAVFLRSLKLMCQAHGTVLIFDEIMTGFRHPGGNVQNATGVTPDLACFGKALTSGMPLAALVGQREVMDHVARIFYHPTFKSDAYSLAAARAALQIYQREDIPAKVASFGERLRAAVAECSVESGMDGELVSPPYRMVYRFNEPDLNRRTLLRTLLHRELLARGILTFRGFMLPSAAHGDAELERTVDGFRGAFAAIRQAAAHRSLVSSLEIPPVV
- a CDS encoding radical SAM protein, with the protein product MSIVQLKVLSTLPTLNDPPPLVDRSQPYHSCPWLEHGLAFNRRSLNACLIVHHGTGFPHLCDYNGGTLDLTAIAAARTRIIRENQGDGHAACRGCPHLVKRVWKTPNYPIALVAIAHFSHCNIECNYCFLQTADPAVFRDGFTPYLVLPALRQLSAARFLDPGATFDWGGGEPTIYREFDQILTFATLAGGTTWVHTNGTILPRAIREGIATKRINILCSLDAGYPATWKAMKGKDLLPVVWRNLDEFVRTGCRVVLKYIMKEENCSEPEIDQFLHRATATGAHEVIIDIDYDHPNPSPAVRRGLIHLWKSALRMRFWVNLGATGANFDPGASEWRNVHAELSKLAKHSAFRQKIRTAYVRHLGKELGRLLRVV